In Colwellia sp. M166, a genomic segment contains:
- a CDS encoding SurA N-terminal domain-containing protein yields MLENIRESSQGLTAKIILGFIILTFAVAGIGSYNNSVDTSVADVNGEKISQDEFNKAYQAQRNRMAQQFGDMFETLSADPGYMKNFRDGVVDSLINQKLVDQNSASLAIRVADQRIKSTIRNMPEFQIDGIFDNNRYLAMINQAGFYQSSDFRDYLRTEMTRRQLTQALVASEFSLPYQEDIYTALQNQQRDIRFATIDAEQFKATVELSDEEINDYYLANQTRFENQEQVKVNYITLDVNDIAKTIVLTDADIEAYYQTNISQYRDEEQRRVAHILVEFGDDEASAKTRADALLVKVHAGEDFATLAKENSDDTFSGENGGDLDWIDAGVMDAAFDEAAFALTDIGSVSDVVKTDFGFHIIKLTDYKAENVQSLADVRDVLVAKAKNEKAQDKFFELQQEIARLSFEFPDSLEDAAGAINTTVKTSDWLTRGNNIAPFNVSAVVDIAFSDLVINEQLNSDIVEVSDNLAIVMRLNEYQGASVKPLAEVSPQIRDMLIAQKASEKALTVADELLVAFKAGTDITEQLAEIGATMEVKASVARVGSGLDASLAREAFKLPRPNEDTVSATTVNLSNGNLALLEVQAVNDGEVTASANLSQQLTQQLAQAAYLSYIESLKADADIVRREIAAPSSQY; encoded by the coding sequence ATGTTAGAAAATATTCGAGAAAGCTCTCAAGGATTAACCGCTAAGATTATTCTTGGTTTTATTATTTTAACCTTCGCTGTTGCTGGCATTGGTAGCTACAACAACTCTGTTGACACTTCTGTTGCAGATGTTAATGGTGAAAAAATATCACAAGATGAGTTTAATAAAGCTTATCAAGCACAGCGTAATCGCATGGCGCAGCAATTTGGTGATATGTTTGAAACATTATCGGCTGACCCTGGCTACATGAAAAACTTTCGTGATGGTGTAGTTGACAGTTTAATTAATCAAAAACTTGTTGACCAAAACTCAGCCTCGCTTGCTATTCGTGTGGCGGACCAACGTATTAAAAGTACTATTCGTAATATGCCAGAATTTCAAATTGATGGTATTTTTGATAATAATCGCTATTTAGCGATGATCAATCAAGCTGGCTTTTATCAGTCGTCTGATTTTCGTGATTATTTACGTACAGAAATGACGCGTCGACAACTGACGCAAGCGTTAGTTGCCAGTGAATTTAGCTTGCCTTATCAAGAAGACATATATACTGCGCTACAAAACCAGCAACGTGATATTCGTTTTGCAACCATTGATGCTGAGCAATTTAAAGCGACGGTGGAATTAAGCGACGAAGAAATTAATGACTATTACCTTGCTAATCAAACGCGTTTTGAAAATCAAGAGCAAGTCAAGGTTAATTACATCACGCTTGATGTTAATGATATTGCCAAGACAATAGTGTTAACCGATGCCGATATCGAAGCTTATTATCAAACGAACATAAGTCAATACCGTGATGAAGAACAACGCCGTGTTGCCCATATTTTAGTTGAATTTGGTGATGATGAAGCGAGTGCTAAAACCCGTGCCGATGCATTACTGGTAAAAGTTCATGCAGGTGAAGACTTTGCTACATTAGCAAAAGAAAATTCAGATGATACCTTCAGTGGTGAAAATGGCGGTGATCTTGATTGGATTGATGCTGGTGTTATGGATGCAGCCTTTGATGAAGCAGCGTTTGCTTTAACGGATATTGGCAGTGTTAGTGATGTGGTTAAAACAGATTTTGGTTTTCACATTATTAAATTAACTGATTATAAAGCTGAAAATGTCCAGAGCCTCGCAGACGTTCGTGATGTCTTAGTTGCTAAAGCGAAAAATGAAAAAGCACAAGATAAATTTTTTGAGCTACAGCAAGAAATTGCACGTTTAAGCTTTGAGTTTCCAGATAGTTTAGAAGACGCTGCTGGTGCGATAAATACCACAGTAAAAACTTCTGACTGGTTAACTCGTGGCAATAATATTGCACCGTTTAATGTTAGCGCTGTTGTCGATATTGCCTTTTCTGACCTTGTAATTAATGAACAATTAAACTCTGACATTGTTGAAGTAAGTGACAACTTAGCGATTGTAATGCGCTTGAATGAATATCAAGGAGCCAGCGTTAAACCATTAGCTGAAGTTAGCCCGCAAATTAGAGATATGCTTATTGCGCAAAAAGCTTCAGAAAAAGCACTAACTGTTGCAGATGAGCTATTAGTTGCATTTAAAGCGGGTACTGATATTACGGAGCAATTAGCAGAGATTGGTGCAACAATGGAAGTTAAAGCTTCGGTTGCTCGCGTTGGTAGTGGTTTAGATGCAAGTTTAGCTAGAGAAGCATTCAAATTACCTCGTCCTAACGAAGACACTGTTTCAGCAACAACCGTTAACTTAAGTAATGGCAACTTAGCATTATTAGAAGTACAAGCGGTGAACGATGGTGAAGTAACAGCGTCAGCTAATTTATCACAGCAATTAACCCAGCAATTAGCACAAGCGGCCTATTTAAGTTACATAGAATCGCTAAAAGCAGATGCGGATATTGTTCGTCGAGAAATAGCAGCACCAAGTTCTCAATACTAG
- a CDS encoding ATP-binding cassette domain-containing protein, with the protein MSNVLLQVINLSKTYKDKNYWFNRKCVAALEPLSFDIMAHKTLAIVGETGSGKSTLAKLLVGAELPTTGHIRLNGQTLAPGNFKQRCQHIRMIFQDSGTTLNPSLTIEQLLDEPLQLNTDLDETERHQLIRDTLKKVGLLAEHMSFYPHMFSGGQKQRISLARAIILKPQVIILDEALASLDPSLRSQIINLLLDLQQQMGLAFILISHNLGIVRHFSDDMMVLCKGKVLEVGKTTDILQKPQHKYTKKLIMSQRFQLLHR; encoded by the coding sequence GTGAGTAATGTGCTATTACAAGTTATTAATTTAAGTAAAACCTATAAAGATAAAAATTACTGGTTTAACCGTAAATGCGTGGCCGCATTAGAGCCACTATCTTTTGATATTATGGCGCATAAAACTTTGGCCATTGTTGGAGAAACTGGCTCAGGTAAATCCACTTTAGCCAAGTTACTGGTTGGTGCTGAATTGCCGACGACCGGTCACATTCGTTTAAATGGTCAAACGCTAGCACCAGGAAATTTTAAGCAACGTTGCCAACATATTCGTATGATATTTCAAGACTCAGGCACAACCTTAAATCCCAGTCTGACTATTGAGCAGCTATTAGATGAGCCCCTGCAACTCAATACCGATCTTGATGAAACCGAACGTCATCAATTGATCCGTGACACTTTAAAGAAAGTAGGTTTACTGGCTGAACATATGAGTTTTTACCCTCATATGTTTTCTGGTGGTCAAAAGCAGCGTATTTCATTAGCACGAGCGATTATCTTGAAACCGCAAGTGATCATTCTTGATGAAGCATTAGCCTCACTTGATCCCTCACTACGCTCTCAAATAATAAATTTGCTGTTAGATTTACAGCAGCAGATGGGATTAGCATTTATATTGATTTCTCATAACCTAGGCATTGTCAGGCACTTCAGTGACGACATGATGGTGTTATGTAAAGGTAAAGTCTTAGAGGTTGGTAAAACGACTGATATATTGCAAAAGCCTCAGCACAAATATACTAAAAAGCTCATCATGAGCCAGCGTTTCCAACTTTTACACCGTTAA
- a CDS encoding cytochrome c-type biogenesis protein: MKHQAKHNYIARLQKTIGFAVSIILLSFLSISSANASPVDTFQFKDEATKVRFQVLSKELRCPKCQNQNLADSNSKIAVDLRKNLYNLLQEGKSDQEIIDFMVYRYGDFVLYRPQLTKQTYILWFGPLVILMGFIVSLIFVLRRRSKLKASELNLSSSEQANLDDILNKK, from the coding sequence ATGAAGCATCAAGCAAAACACAATTATATAGCTAGGTTGCAAAAAACGATTGGCTTTGCAGTCAGTATTATATTGTTGAGTTTCTTGTCGATAAGTAGTGCTAATGCAAGTCCTGTTGACACTTTTCAGTTCAAAGATGAAGCAACTAAAGTACGCTTTCAAGTTTTATCGAAAGAGTTACGTTGTCCTAAGTGCCAAAACCAAAATTTAGCCGATTCAAACTCTAAAATAGCTGTCGATCTAAGGAAAAACTTGTATAACCTCTTACAAGAGGGCAAGAGCGATCAGGAAATTATCGATTTTATGGTTTATCGCTACGGAGATTTTGTGTTATATCGTCCACAATTAACCAAGCAAACCTATATTTTATGGTTTGGACCCCTGGTCATTCTGATGGGCTTTATTGTCAGTTTAATATTTGTTTTACGTCGACGTAGCAAACTTAAGGCAAGTGAGCTTAATCTATCGTCGAGCGAGCAAGCTAATTTGGATGATATTCTTAATAAGAAATAA
- a CDS encoding oligopeptide/dipeptide ABC transporter ATP-binding protein yields the protein MNLIDIRNLSIELQTTTQPILAVDRVNLTMKEGEVRGLVGESGSGKSLLAQAIVGVLDEKWKVDADRFHWRGNDLMRLSPEERKAIISKDVAMIFQEPMACLDPTTTIGEQLEEAVDVEQLTGFFWQKRQQRKLAAINLLHKVGIKQHEVCVKSFPHQLTDALCQRVMIAMALARRPMLLIADEPTAAMESTNQGQIFRLLASLNQLKNMSILLISHDLENVTHWTNAITVMYSGQFVEAGTTEQIFNQPYHPYTRALVDSSPKANRMIPNKSRLMTLPGSIPILQHLPIGCRLGPRCPRAQQKCVHAPKITNFHGHQVSCHFPLKDSYS from the coding sequence ATGAATTTAATTGATATTCGAAACCTTTCCATTGAACTGCAGACGACAACACAACCAATCCTTGCTGTCGACAGGGTCAATTTAACCATGAAAGAAGGCGAAGTTAGAGGTTTGGTTGGCGAATCAGGCTCTGGAAAGTCATTATTAGCACAAGCCATTGTTGGCGTGCTCGACGAAAAGTGGAAAGTTGATGCCGACCGTTTTCACTGGCGAGGTAATGATTTAATGCGACTTTCGCCTGAAGAAAGAAAAGCCATTATATCCAAAGATGTTGCAATGATTTTTCAAGAACCTATGGCCTGTTTAGATCCGACCACCACCATAGGAGAGCAACTAGAGGAAGCTGTAGATGTTGAGCAGTTAACCGGATTTTTTTGGCAAAAGCGACAACAACGCAAACTTGCTGCTATTAATTTATTGCACAAAGTGGGCATTAAGCAGCACGAGGTTTGTGTTAAAAGCTTTCCACATCAATTAACCGATGCACTATGTCAGCGAGTTATGATAGCCATGGCCTTAGCACGCCGTCCTATGCTGCTCATTGCTGATGAACCTACTGCTGCAATGGAAAGTACTAATCAAGGGCAAATATTTCGCCTACTCGCCAGTCTAAATCAACTGAAAAATATGTCGATATTATTGATCAGCCATGACTTAGAAAATGTTACCCATTGGACTAACGCGATCACCGTAATGTACAGTGGCCAATTTGTTGAAGCTGGCACAACCGAACAAATATTTAATCAACCTTATCACCCCTATACTAGAGCATTGGTTGACAGTAGTCCGAAAGCCAATAGAATGATACCCAATAAGTCCAGATTGATGACCTTACCTGGCAGTATTCCAATTTTGCAACATTTACCTATCGGTTGTCGCTTAGGCCCTAGATGTCCACGTGCGCAACAAAAATGCGTGCACGCACCGAAAATTACAAACTTTCATGGTCATCAAGTGAGTTGCCATTTCCCATTAAAGGATAGTTACTCGTGA
- a CDS encoding LacI family DNA-binding transcriptional regulator, producing the protein MTDKKVWTLKSVAKELGVSNATVSNAFNRPDQLSKNKRIDILESCKKLGYTGPNKAAQSLRKGQSNIVALVLPDSLEYMVTDPVASDFVKGVSSVLEKSKVNLLLFSGISDNINTVADFVDGFICYGSPRNPELIEQLRVTSKKVVTADFDIDRNASVGIDNEKAAYEIAKLAIKSTNDEVAILGLRLLESDLTCRVYELPMTSNALCSISHQRLNGYRQALKDSNVNLRSDRVWNLPKSNHHFAVIAAKEALTSTPRPDVLLCMSDIIALAAVKEIHAMGLKVPEDIRVVGFDGIDEALRSTPSITTVHQNSEEKGIKAAELFINRATNSVVISYHIEHGKSC; encoded by the coding sequence ATGACTGACAAGAAAGTTTGGACGCTTAAAAGTGTTGCTAAAGAACTGGGGGTATCAAATGCCACCGTTTCAAATGCATTCAATAGACCTGACCAACTATCCAAAAATAAACGCATTGATATTCTTGAATCGTGCAAAAAATTAGGCTATACAGGTCCAAATAAAGCCGCCCAATCGTTAAGAAAAGGTCAGTCGAATATTGTGGCTTTGGTGCTGCCAGACAGCCTTGAATATATGGTAACAGACCCGGTAGCAAGTGACTTTGTGAAGGGGGTTTCGTCGGTTTTAGAGAAGAGTAAAGTCAACTTACTTTTGTTTTCAGGTATATCAGATAACATTAATACTGTTGCTGATTTTGTTGATGGCTTTATTTGTTATGGCTCACCGAGAAATCCTGAATTAATAGAACAGCTGAGAGTAACCTCGAAAAAAGTCGTCACTGCCGATTTTGATATAGACCGTAATGCCTCTGTTGGAATAGACAATGAAAAAGCGGCTTATGAGATCGCAAAGCTGGCCATTAAATCAACCAATGATGAAGTTGCCATTTTAGGCTTAAGGCTACTAGAATCTGATCTAACGTGTCGTGTATATGAATTACCTATGACGAGTAATGCCTTGTGTTCTATCTCTCATCAGCGTTTAAATGGTTACAGACAAGCACTTAAAGATTCGAATGTTAATTTAAGGTCGGATCGTGTTTGGAATCTTCCTAAAAGTAACCATCATTTTGCAGTAATTGCGGCTAAAGAAGCGCTAACATCAACTCCTCGTCCTGATGTTTTACTTTGCATGAGTGATATTATTGCCTTGGCGGCAGTTAAAGAAATTCACGCAATGGGACTTAAAGTACCTGAAGATATTAGAGTGGTTGGCTTTGACGGCATTGATGAAGCTTTACGCTCAACTCCATCAATAACTACTGTGCATCAAAATAGTGAAGAGAAAGGCATTAAAGCTGCTGAGCTATTTATTAATAGAGCTACTAACTCAGTTGTGATTTCTTATCACATAGAACATGGTAAAAGTTGCTAA
- a CDS encoding DsbE family thiol:disulfide interchange protein, producing MKSIIRFIPLILFILLGVLLYRGLFLNPQSMPSAMIGKPLPEFELPSLTAPEQMLGRDDLQGDIVLLNVWATWCIQCKYEHPYLLNIAQDPRIKLYGLNFTDDRNAALQWLKQYKDPYVLSIFDEQGALGLDIGVFGAPETFVIDHKGIIRKRFAGPINDMVWKKEFLPLIEVIVAEMAQGAS from the coding sequence ATGAAAAGTATTATCCGTTTTATACCATTAATTTTATTTATTTTATTAGGGGTTTTACTTTATAGAGGCTTGTTTCTTAATCCTCAATCGATGCCGTCGGCTATGATAGGTAAACCTCTACCTGAGTTCGAATTACCAAGCTTAACAGCACCAGAGCAAATGTTGGGCCGTGATGATTTACAAGGTGATATTGTCTTACTTAACGTCTGGGCTACTTGGTGTATACAGTGTAAATATGAACACCCATATTTACTCAATATTGCTCAAGATCCACGTATTAAGCTCTATGGCCTTAATTTTACTGATGATCGTAATGCTGCCTTACAGTGGTTGAAGCAATACAAAGATCCCTATGTGCTATCTATTTTTGATGAGCAAGGGGCTTTAGGTTTAGATATTGGTGTTTTTGGTGCGCCTGAAACTTTTGTGATTGATCATAAAGGCATTATACGTAAGCGTTTTGCTGGGCCAATTAATGATATGGTATGGAAAAAAGAGTTCTTGCCGTTAATTGAGGTTATAGTAGCTGAAATGGCACAAGGGGCATCTTAA
- a CDS encoding heme lyase CcmF/NrfE family subunit, with product MIPELGHFALIIGLAFALCLSIVPLIGVAQNNQQLINSAKPLSFGLFFFVGISICLLAYSFTVDDFSVKYIANHSNSLLPYYFKISAVWGGHEGSMLFWVFALTGWTFAVGVFSKQLEREFVARVLAVMGMIAVGFILFTLLTSNPFERLLPNFPMEGRDLNPLLQDIGLIIHPPMLYMGYVGFSVAFAFAIAALMAGKMDAAWARWSRPWTVAAWSFLSVGIALGSWWAYYELGWGGWWFWDPVENVSFMPWLAGTALIHALAVTEQRNTFKHWTLLLAIFTFSLNLLGAFLVRSGVITSVHSFAVDPGRGMYLLVLLAIAVGGSLTLYAIRASNVSSPNRFTLYSRENTILVAMSILITATVTILLGTLYPLIIDAMGLGKISVGAPYFNAVFIPMMIALFVFMGIGPLIRWKKARKGELSKHLNFISIFSVLFGIIWPFLFAGEFNFMVFVGMTLGCWIVLAVLKDVFNNAKQADGRWKFSAVPLNHIGMAVAHAGIAITVIGVTMVSSYEKEINVKMSPGESVKLSGYTIEFAGTKNVLGPNYSAIQGQVNVLLDGEFITLLKPEQRTYTVESMGMTEAGIHTNLLRDIYVALGDPLGQNSWSMRLYYKPFIVWIWLGGFFMAIGGFLAILSKRYRKRVLATEEKLKQSNPVVLQEA from the coding sequence ATGATCCCAGAGCTCGGCCATTTCGCCCTCATTATCGGATTAGCTTTTGCTTTATGTTTAAGCATAGTGCCGCTAATAGGTGTTGCGCAGAACAATCAACAATTAATCAATAGTGCCAAACCTTTAAGCTTTGGTTTATTTTTCTTTGTCGGCATTAGTATTTGTTTATTAGCTTATAGTTTTACCGTCGATGATTTTTCAGTTAAATATATTGCCAATCATTCGAACAGCCTCTTACCTTACTATTTTAAAATTAGTGCGGTGTGGGGGGGGCATGAAGGCTCAATGTTATTTTGGGTATTCGCTTTAACTGGTTGGACCTTTGCCGTTGGTGTTTTTAGTAAACAATTAGAGCGAGAGTTTGTTGCACGCGTTTTAGCGGTCATGGGCATGATCGCTGTCGGTTTTATTTTATTTACCTTGCTCACTTCTAATCCATTTGAACGTTTGCTGCCTAATTTTCCAATGGAAGGGCGAGATTTAAACCCATTATTACAAGATATTGGTTTAATTATTCATCCACCAATGTTGTATATGGGCTATGTTGGTTTTTCTGTTGCTTTTGCCTTTGCTATTGCGGCTTTAATGGCGGGAAAAATGGACGCGGCTTGGGCTCGTTGGTCACGCCCTTGGACCGTAGCTGCTTGGTCATTTCTATCGGTTGGTATCGCCCTAGGTAGTTGGTGGGCTTATTATGAACTTGGTTGGGGCGGTTGGTGGTTCTGGGATCCTGTAGAGAACGTTTCATTTATGCCTTGGCTTGCAGGTACAGCGTTAATACATGCACTGGCGGTAACAGAGCAACGTAATACTTTTAAACACTGGACTTTATTACTGGCGATATTTACATTTTCATTGAATTTACTTGGTGCCTTCTTGGTACGCTCAGGGGTTATTACCTCAGTACACTCTTTCGCTGTTGATCCAGGGCGAGGTATGTACTTATTAGTCTTGTTAGCGATAGCGGTGGGCGGTTCATTAACCTTATATGCTATTAGAGCCTCTAATGTCAGCAGCCCTAATCGCTTTACGCTATATTCACGTGAAAATACTATTTTAGTTGCTATGTCGATTTTAATTACGGCAACCGTGACCATTTTATTAGGCACATTATATCCGCTGATTATTGATGCCATGGGATTGGGCAAAATTTCAGTTGGTGCCCCTTACTTCAATGCGGTATTTATTCCGATGATGATCGCGTTATTTGTTTTTATGGGCATAGGGCCACTTATTCGCTGGAAAAAAGCCCGCAAAGGCGAGCTATCTAAACACTTGAACTTTATTTCTATTTTTAGTGTCTTGTTCGGTATTATTTGGCCATTTCTGTTTGCCGGTGAATTCAACTTTATGGTCTTTGTTGGTATGACCTTAGGTTGCTGGATTGTATTAGCAGTATTAAAAGACGTATTTAATAACGCTAAACAAGCGGATGGACGTTGGAAGTTTTCAGCTGTTCCGCTTAATCATATAGGTATGGCTGTTGCTCATGCTGGTATTGCGATTACCGTTATTGGTGTCACTATGGTGTCTTCTTATGAAAAAGAAATTAATGTTAAAATGTCACCAGGTGAAAGTGTAAAGTTATCAGGCTATACCATTGAATTTGCAGGTACAAAAAATGTTTTAGGCCCTAACTATAGTGCCATTCAAGGTCAAGTTAATGTCTTACTTGATGGTGAGTTTATAACGCTATTAAAACCTGAACAGCGCACTTATACGGTCGAAAGCATGGGCATGACAGAAGCGGGTATACATACCAACTTATTACGTGATATTTATGTGGCGTTAGGTGACCCATTGGGCCAAAACTCTTGGTCAATGCGTTTATATTATAAGCCGTTCATTGTCTGGATTTGGTTAGGTGGGTTCTTCATGGCAATAGGTGGCTTTTTAGCGATATTGAGTAAACGTTATCGCAAGCGCGTATTAGCTACAGAAGAAAAGCTTAAACAATCTAACCCTGTCGTTTTACAAGAGGCATAA
- the ccmI gene encoding c-type cytochrome biogenesis protein CcmI: MTTFWLAILLLIVIALLIVWRIFTAANNAIGAENGNIRQETNVTLYHEHLSQLEHDLAEGSIEQDSFLQLKAELDKTLLQDANSSENNITEQQQKSWLWPVGIAFAIVSLSFYSYMILGAYPQLNSPAALNESDAHSELSPEQMLAYRLQQLQQEIANDPTNSQALFSLGQAYISVGEFDNAIEAFDGVITQVGEHAELLGPKAQAMYYKNNQVINDDIQLVIDKALALDSLDASTNILLGMDSFSNRDFAKAVKYWETVLNSDRPGISKQALIGAVEEAKNQLRMSSDGGALTETAQGVDPTLPRLNVNVSLASNVQKALMNSEDKTVFIYAIAADGPRMPLAAVKIKASDLPLSIVLDDKQAMTPQMRLSSVDKVHIYAVVSMQGNVGIKPGDFKVEVLDIDVMEKSPINMQISAQVP; the protein is encoded by the coding sequence ATGACTACATTTTGGCTGGCAATTTTATTACTAATCGTAATAGCATTACTTATTGTATGGCGAATTTTTACTGCAGCAAATAATGCTATTGGTGCGGAAAATGGGAATATTCGACAAGAAACTAATGTGACACTTTATCATGAGCATTTATCACAGTTAGAGCATGACCTAGCAGAAGGCAGTATTGAACAAGACAGTTTTCTGCAATTGAAAGCCGAACTAGACAAAACACTTTTACAAGATGCTAACTCAAGCGAAAACAATATTACAGAGCAGCAACAAAAGTCTTGGCTATGGCCGGTTGGTATTGCTTTTGCCATTGTTAGTCTGAGCTTCTATAGCTATATGATCCTTGGTGCTTACCCACAATTAAACTCACCTGCTGCGCTGAATGAAAGTGACGCTCACAGTGAATTGTCTCCAGAGCAAATGCTTGCTTATCGCTTACAACAACTTCAGCAAGAAATCGCAAATGATCCAACGAATTCCCAAGCACTATTTAGTTTAGGTCAGGCTTATATTTCAGTTGGTGAGTTTGATAATGCTATTGAAGCCTTTGACGGTGTTATAACGCAAGTAGGTGAGCATGCCGAGTTGCTAGGGCCGAAGGCTCAGGCGATGTATTATAAAAATAATCAAGTGATAAATGACGATATTCAATTAGTTATAGATAAAGCTTTAGCTTTAGATTCACTTGATGCCTCTACCAACATCCTGTTAGGTATGGACAGTTTTAGTAATCGAGACTTTGCAAAAGCAGTAAAGTACTGGGAAACTGTTTTAAACAGTGACCGTCCAGGTATCAGCAAGCAAGCTTTAATAGGGGCGGTAGAAGAAGCTAAAAATCAATTACGTATGAGTAGTGATGGCGGTGCATTAACAGAAACTGCACAAGGAGTTGACCCGACATTACCTCGACTTAATGTTAATGTTTCTTTAGCGTCAAATGTTCAAAAGGCATTAATGAACAGTGAAGACAAAACGGTATTTATTTATGCTATTGCAGCAGATGGTCCTCGTATGCCTTTGGCTGCGGTAAAAATTAAAGCCAGTGATTTACCATTAAGTATTGTTTTAGATGATAAGCAAGCGATGACGCCGCAAATGCGCTTGAGTAGTGTTGATAAAGTTCATATCTACGCGGTGGTATCTATGCAAGGCAATGTTGGCATTAAGCCAGGTGACTTCAAAGTTGAAGTGCTTGATATAGATGTGATGGAAAAAAGTCCGATTAACATGCAAATATCGGCGCAAGTACCATAA
- the gtfA gene encoding sucrose phosphorylase → MKNNVQLITYIDRLTGSDTKTLNNILNDQLADLFSGIHLLPFYYPIDGSDAGFDPIDHTQVDSRLGNWNDIKVLGEGHELMADLIVNHMSAKSKEFQSVLQYGKESPYWDLFLTKDKVFPDGLSKSDADKIYRPRPGSCFTNFALPNNESADFWTTFTDNQIDIDITSDKGKEYLNRILKTFSENNIKMIRLDAAGYALKKAGTSCFMLDETFEFIDELSKAANDLGIETLVEIHSYYQTQIEIAERVDRVYDFALPPLVLNSIFTKDFTALTKWLNISPKNCITVLDTHDGIGIIDVGPMNGKPGLLNNDEIDNLVETIHVNSAGESQKATGAAASNVDLYQVNCTYYDALGQSDFDYLVARAIQFFAPGIPQVYYAGLLAQKNAMELLSNSNVGRDINRPYLDSANIEAALKKPFTKAMIELIKLRNDCSAFNGEFSIVSEKSTLKMSWKYEQQSITLMVDLVENVAHIEINEDNSSRTISLNNLLNLS, encoded by the coding sequence TACTAAAACATTAAACAATATTTTAAATGATCAACTGGCAGATTTATTCTCTGGCATTCATTTATTACCATTTTATTACCCTATTGACGGTAGTGACGCAGGTTTCGACCCGATAGATCACACCCAAGTTGACAGCCGATTAGGTAATTGGAACGATATAAAAGTATTAGGTGAAGGACATGAATTAATGGCCGACCTTATCGTTAATCATATGTCGGCTAAGTCTAAAGAATTTCAAAGTGTATTACAGTATGGTAAAGAATCTCCGTATTGGGATCTGTTTTTAACAAAAGATAAAGTATTCCCTGACGGCTTAAGTAAAAGTGATGCTGACAAAATATACCGCCCTAGACCAGGTAGTTGCTTTACCAACTTTGCGTTACCTAATAATGAAAGTGCCGACTTTTGGACAACGTTTACTGATAATCAAATAGATATAGATATTACATCAGACAAAGGTAAAGAATATTTAAATCGTATTTTAAAAACATTTTCTGAAAATAATATTAAAATGATCCGCTTAGATGCGGCAGGTTATGCGCTTAAAAAAGCAGGAACCAGTTGCTTTATGCTAGATGAAACCTTTGAGTTCATTGATGAGCTAAGTAAGGCAGCAAATGATTTAGGCATTGAAACACTGGTAGAAATTCACTCTTATTATCAAACTCAAATTGAAATTGCAGAACGCGTTGATCGAGTTTATGACTTTGCTTTACCGCCTTTAGTGTTAAATAGCATTTTTACTAAAGACTTTACCGCACTAACAAAATGGTTAAATATTTCACCCAAAAATTGTATTACCGTGTTAGATACACACGATGGCATTGGTATCATTGATGTGGGCCCTATGAATGGAAAACCTGGCTTACTTAATAATGATGAAATTGATAATCTCGTGGAAACTATTCATGTTAACAGCGCTGGTGAAAGCCAAAAAGCAACAGGAGCCGCCGCGAGTAATGTCGATTTATATCAAGTAAATTGTACTTATTACGATGCACTTGGCCAAAGTGATTTTGACTATTTAGTCGCCCGAGCTATTCAATTTTTTGCACCAGGAATCCCGCAGGTATATTACGCAGGTTTGTTGGCTCAGAAGAATGCTATGGAATTATTATCAAACTCGAACGTTGGCAGAGATATAAACCGTCCATACCTTGATAGTGCCAATATTGAAGCAGCGCTAAAGAAACCGTTTACCAAAGCGATGATCGAACTTATTAAATTACGTAATGATTGTTCAGCTTTTAATGGTGAATTTTCGATTGTTAGTGAAAAATCTACATTAAAAATGTCTTGGAAATACGAGCAGCAGAGCATCACGCTAATGGTTGATTTAGTAGAAAATGTCGCACATATTGAAATAAATGAAGATAATAGCTCTCGTACTATCAGTTTAAATAACCTGTTGAACTTGTCGTAA